From the genome of Dehalococcoidales bacterium, one region includes:
- the dapF gene encoding diaminopimelate epimerase, protein MNIKFIKMQSAGNDFVLVEETETIDSYPAFARFACDRRFGIGSDGILVLTRDVKADVGMKMFNPDGSEAEACGNGLRCLAKFSFDKGYVNSENMTIVTKAGMRKARIVENDSIGTTIETSMGKPSFEPAIIPVKTGNIKPRKVLDINVFLDFPLKIDDFELSLALVSMGNPHAIYFTKQPVSEFPLTRLGPLVENAEIFPQKTNFEVVRVINRRLIEARVWERGAGETLACGSGASAIGVVSQLISMTDNPVTISLPGGNLEVNWDKPGEVYLTGKAVTVYSGQLLNTTF, encoded by the coding sequence ATGAATATAAAGTTTATTAAAATGCAAAGTGCTGGTAATGATTTCGTACTGGTAGAAGAAACAGAAACGATTGATAGTTACCCCGCGTTTGCTCGCTTTGCCTGTGACCGCCGCTTTGGTATTGGCTCCGACGGAATACTGGTGCTTACCAGGGATGTCAAAGCAGATGTCGGTATGAAAATGTTTAACCCGGATGGTTCAGAAGCGGAGGCTTGCGGCAACGGTTTACGATGCTTGGCGAAGTTTAGCTTTGATAAAGGCTATGTTAATAGCGAAAATATGACCATAGTCACTAAAGCCGGGATGCGCAAAGCGCGTATTGTAGAAAATGATAGCATTGGCACGACTATAGAAACCAGTATGGGAAAACCCAGTTTTGAGCCTGCCATAATTCCTGTAAAAACAGGAAATATTAAACCGCGTAAAGTACTTGACATAAATGTTTTCCTGGATTTCCCACTGAAAATAGACGATTTTGAGCTTAGCCTTGCACTTGTTTCTATGGGTAACCCTCATGCGATCTATTTTACCAAGCAGCCGGTTAGTGAATTTCCATTAACTCGCTTAGGTCCGCTGGTTGAAAATGCGGAAATATTTCCGCAAAAAACCAATTTTGAAGTTGTCCGTGTTATCAATCGTCGCCTGATTGAAGCAAGAGTATGGGAGCGGGGAGCGGGGGAAACACTTGCTTGTGGGAGCGGGGCAAGCGCTATCGGGGTTGTATCGCAACTGATCAGCATGACGGATAACCCGGTTACTATTAGTCTACCAGGCGGCAACCTGGAGGTTAACTGGGATAAACCTGGAGAAGTGTATCTCACAGGAAAAGCTGTCACAGTGTATTCTGGTCAATTACTAAATACCACTTTTTAA
- a CDS encoding LL-diaminopimelate aminotransferase produces MRLSKRLSSLPPYLFVEINRKIAQKRANGEEVISFAIGDPDIPTPSSVIESLCSAAHEAENHRYPETIGLLELRQAIAIWYKNRFGVELDANTEVVPLIGSKEGIGHIAFCLIDAGDIALVPDPAYPVYSIGTTLAGGEPYNMPLLEKNNFLPDFDSIPAEVLKKAKVMWLNYPNNPTGATAQLDFFIRAVDFARRNDIVICHDNPYSEIYFSDRRPPSLLEVSKAKDISIEFHSLSKTYNMTGWRAGMAVGNPDIVKALGTLKSNLDSGIPQAIQRAAITALKSSSDVVKANIEVYRKRRDLICEVLSDIGLEINPPEGGLYIWAKVPPGYTSLEFTNSLLDQCSVAVTPGTGYGKYGEGFVRFSLTIHDALLIKGLSKLSGWKDDKHPFKAKTR; encoded by the coding sequence ATGAGATTATCCAAACGTCTTTCTAGTTTGCCACCATATTTATTTGTGGAAATAAACCGCAAAATTGCTCAGAAAAGAGCGAACGGGGAAGAAGTAATCAGTTTTGCAATAGGCGACCCGGACATTCCTACCCCATCTTCGGTGATAGAGAGCTTGTGTTCAGCTGCCCACGAAGCAGAAAACCATCGTTATCCGGAAACCATAGGTTTGCTGGAGTTGCGACAGGCAATCGCAATTTGGTATAAAAACCGTTTTGGGGTAGAGCTAGATGCCAATACTGAAGTTGTGCCTCTGATTGGTTCAAAGGAAGGTATTGGCCATATTGCCTTTTGCCTTATTGATGCTGGTGATATCGCGCTGGTACCAGACCCGGCGTATCCGGTTTATAGTATAGGAACAACACTTGCCGGAGGAGAGCCATATAATATGCCTCTCCTTGAAAAAAATAACTTCTTGCCAGATTTTGATTCGATACCCGCCGAAGTTTTAAAGAAGGCAAAGGTGATGTGGCTAAATTACCCCAACAACCCAACCGGTGCAACTGCTCAGCTGGATTTTTTTATTCGTGCAGTTGATTTTGCCCGGCGCAATGACATAGTAATATGCCATGATAATCCCTATTCTGAAATATATTTTTCTGACCGCAGGCCACCAAGCCTTCTTGAAGTCAGCAAGGCAAAGGATATTTCAATCGAGTTTCACTCGCTTTCCAAGACATATAATATGACGGGTTGGCGGGCTGGAATGGCAGTGGGTAATCCGGACATTGTTAAAGCTCTCGGTACGCTGAAATCCAATCTGGATTCTGGAATTCCCCAAGCAATACAAAGAGCTGCTATCACCGCACTTAAAAGCTCCTCGGATGTTGTAAAAGCCAACATAGAAGTATATCGCAAGCGTCGCGACCTGATATGCGAAGTGCTTTCAGATATTGGTCTGGAAATTAACCCCCCTGAAGGTGGTTTGTATATCTGGGCGAAAGTTCCGCCTGGATATACATCACTGGAATTTACCAATAGCTTGCTTGATCAATGCAGTGTGGCTGTAACGCCGGGTACCGGGTATGGAAAATATGGGGAAGGATTTGTACGCTTCTCTTTAACTATTCACGATGCTTTGCTTATCAAGGGACTATCCAAGCTCAGCGGCTGGAAAGATGATAAACACCCATTTAAGGCAAAAACCAGGTAA
- the miaA gene encoding tRNA (adenosine(37)-N6)-dimethylallyltransferase MiaA, whose translation MKKLVAILGPTGVGKSRLALEIGERLDGEIISADSRQVYRSMDIGTDKPAISKRAQIPHYGIDIVNPDDSFSLANFTDIVAQAIEVISHKGKIPLLVGGTGQYVWAIIEGWEIPRIKPNIELRNQLEERAARGEADTLYRDLEEISPEAAARIDPRNTRRVIRALEVAITGGISRIQEKNPKYNSLIIGLTAPRNLLYQMIDERVDRMIHTGLKEEVEELLRLGYSPDLPSMSGIGYRQIIRYLKGKCSLSEAIISIKNDSHRLVRMQYNWFSLHDTRIKWFDITQPDYTDTIIGEVKGFINNP comes from the coding sequence ATGAAAAAACTGGTTGCCATATTAGGGCCAACTGGCGTCGGCAAGAGCCGCTTAGCCCTGGAAATAGGTGAAAGACTAGACGGGGAAATAATCAGCGCAGATTCCAGACAAGTTTACCGTTCTATGGACATCGGTACAGATAAACCTGCCATTTCTAAAAGAGCACAGATACCCCACTATGGAATCGATATAGTTAACCCTGATGATTCGTTCAGTCTGGCGAATTTTACTGATATAGTTGCGCAGGCAATAGAGGTAATCAGCCATAAAGGTAAGATCCCTTTGCTGGTTGGTGGCACTGGTCAGTATGTATGGGCTATTATTGAAGGGTGGGAAATACCCAGGATTAAACCAAATATAGAATTGCGCAATCAACTTGAAGAAAGAGCTGCCAGAGGTGAAGCAGATACTCTTTATAGAGATCTTGAGGAAATAAGTCCAGAAGCAGCCGCCCGAATCGATCCAAGAAATACACGGCGGGTAATACGGGCTCTAGAGGTAGCCATAACCGGGGGAATTTCCAGGATACAAGAAAAAAATCCCAAATACAACTCTTTGATTATAGGTCTTACTGCACCCAGGAATTTGCTTTACCAGATGATTGATGAACGGGTTGATCGCATGATTCATACTGGCTTGAAAGAAGAAGTAGAAGAGCTGCTAAGATTAGGGTATTCTCCGGATTTACCTTCCATGAGCGGTATAGGCTATCGGCAAATTATTCGTTACCTGAAAGGAAAATGCAGTCTTTCTGAAGCAATAATCAGCATAAAGAACGATAGCCACCGCCTGGTGCGAATGCAGTACAATTGGTTTAGCTTGCATGATACAAGAATAAAATGGTTTGATATAACACAGCCCGATTACACAGATACGATAATCGGTGAAGTGAAAGGATTCATTAATAATCCATGA